A single window of Nicotiana sylvestris chromosome 3, ASM39365v2, whole genome shotgun sequence DNA harbors:
- the LOC104236831 gene encoding probable protein phosphatase 2C 75 isoform X2 → MPFNVSRGYTTGMFSDEDSEKCPKHRRRRIRMRRLLQAKLLASGGCSSSKAFGQGKGVRVGVGLVEMESSAAASQTATGAGPMVGAISVSGRQRVMEDAVSIRPNLCSPEINSRRPVDFFAIYDGHGGRHVASLCSKRMHIILEEELMRVRNNADISGSSNSRGERRRPSEGQRTEEAWKRVLRSCFLRMDEMASCTCPECGSVGYQCGCPPDTLGLTGSTAVVAILTDETIIVANCGDSRAVLSHGGSPIPLSYDHKPDRQEERARIEACGGQVVFTDGARVEGILAISRAIGDNYLKPYVTSEPEITFTKREAEDECLILASDGLWDVLSSEMACAVARECLREEDHSFSPWVEGVGEGAMFSSRSASAAALLTRLALGRNSCDNISVIVVDLKRSNHTGL, encoded by the exons ATGCCATTTAACGTCAGTAGAGGTTACACAACTGGAATGTTCAGCGACGAAGATAGCGAGAAATGCCCCAAGCACCGCCGCCGTAGAATTCGAATGAGAAGGCTTCTGCAGGCGAAACTACTTGCCTCTGGTGGTTGTTCCTCGTCAAAAGCTTTCGGCCAAGGAAAGGGAGTGCGCGTGGGAGTCGGTTTAGTGGAGATGGAGTCTTCGGCCGCCGCAAGTCAGACAGCAACAGGTGCAGGGCCGATGGTTGGTGCAATTTCTGTATCAGGAAGGCAGCGAGTAATGGAAGATGCAGTTTCTATTCGACCAAATCTTTGTTCGCCGGAGATCAATAGCCGCCGACCAGTTGATTTCTTTGCTATTTACGATGGACATGGTGGACGTCAT GTAGCTTCACTATGTAGCAAGAGGATGCACATCATACTAGAAGAAGAGCTCATGCGCGTAAGAAACAACGCAGACATTAGTGGTAGCAGCAACTCACGTGGTGAAAGACGACGACCATCAGAAGGGCAGAGGACGGAGGAGGCATGGAAAAGAGTGTTGAGAAGCTGCTTTCTGAGAATGGATGAGATGGCTTCATGCACATGTCCCGAGTGTGGAAGTGTAGGCTACCAATGCGGCTGCCCACCCGACACCTTGGGCCTGACGGGATCCACCGCCGTGGTTGCAATTTTGACAGATGAAACTATCATTGTCGCCAACTGTGGTGACTCACGCGCCGTCCTTAGCCACGGTGGAAGTCCCATCCCTCTTTCTTATGATCATAAG CCAGACAGACAAGAAGAACGTGCCAGAATAGAGGCATGTGGAGGCCAAGTTGTTTTTACAGATGGAGCACGAGTTGAAGGAATTCTCGCCATATCTAGGGCAATAG GAGACAATTATCTAAAACCATATGTCACATCCGAGCCTGAGATAACCTTCACAAAAAGGGAAGCAGAGGATGAGTGCCTGATCCTTGCCAGCGACGGCTTGTGGGATGTTTTATCAAGTGAAATGGCGTGTGCGGTGGCCAGAGAGTGTCTTCGAGAAGAAGACCATAGTTTCAGTCCCTGGGTAGAAGGTGTTGGCGAAGGAGCAATGTTTTCTTCACGAAGTGCATCAGCAGCAGCGCTACTGACTCGGCTTGCTCTGGGACGGAATAGCTGTGATAACATTAGCGTGATAGTGGTTGATTTAAAAAGATCAAATCATACTGGTCTATAG
- the LOC104236831 gene encoding probable protein phosphatase 2C 75 isoform X1 gives MPFNVSRGYTTGMFSDEDSEKCPKHRRRRIRMRRLLQAKLLASGGCSSSKAFGQGKGVRVGVGLVEMESSAAASQTATGAGPMVGAISVSGRQRVMEDAVSIRPNLCSPEINSRRPVDFFAIYDGHGGRHVNHTVASLCSKRMHIILEEELMRVRNNADISGSSNSRGERRRPSEGQRTEEAWKRVLRSCFLRMDEMASCTCPECGSVGYQCGCPPDTLGLTGSTAVVAILTDETIIVANCGDSRAVLSHGGSPIPLSYDHKPDRQEERARIEACGGQVVFTDGARVEGILAISRAIGDNYLKPYVTSEPEITFTKREAEDECLILASDGLWDVLSSEMACAVARECLREEDHSFSPWVEGVGEGAMFSSRSASAAALLTRLALGRNSCDNISVIVVDLKRSNHTGL, from the exons ATGCCATTTAACGTCAGTAGAGGTTACACAACTGGAATGTTCAGCGACGAAGATAGCGAGAAATGCCCCAAGCACCGCCGCCGTAGAATTCGAATGAGAAGGCTTCTGCAGGCGAAACTACTTGCCTCTGGTGGTTGTTCCTCGTCAAAAGCTTTCGGCCAAGGAAAGGGAGTGCGCGTGGGAGTCGGTTTAGTGGAGATGGAGTCTTCGGCCGCCGCAAGTCAGACAGCAACAGGTGCAGGGCCGATGGTTGGTGCAATTTCTGTATCAGGAAGGCAGCGAGTAATGGAAGATGCAGTTTCTATTCGACCAAATCTTTGTTCGCCGGAGATCAATAGCCGCCGACCAGTTGATTTCTTTGCTATTTACGATGGACATGGTGGACGTCATGTAAACCATACG GTAGCTTCACTATGTAGCAAGAGGATGCACATCATACTAGAAGAAGAGCTCATGCGCGTAAGAAACAACGCAGACATTAGTGGTAGCAGCAACTCACGTGGTGAAAGACGACGACCATCAGAAGGGCAGAGGACGGAGGAGGCATGGAAAAGAGTGTTGAGAAGCTGCTTTCTGAGAATGGATGAGATGGCTTCATGCACATGTCCCGAGTGTGGAAGTGTAGGCTACCAATGCGGCTGCCCACCCGACACCTTGGGCCTGACGGGATCCACCGCCGTGGTTGCAATTTTGACAGATGAAACTATCATTGTCGCCAACTGTGGTGACTCACGCGCCGTCCTTAGCCACGGTGGAAGTCCCATCCCTCTTTCTTATGATCATAAG CCAGACAGACAAGAAGAACGTGCCAGAATAGAGGCATGTGGAGGCCAAGTTGTTTTTACAGATGGAGCACGAGTTGAAGGAATTCTCGCCATATCTAGGGCAATAG GAGACAATTATCTAAAACCATATGTCACATCCGAGCCTGAGATAACCTTCACAAAAAGGGAAGCAGAGGATGAGTGCCTGATCCTTGCCAGCGACGGCTTGTGGGATGTTTTATCAAGTGAAATGGCGTGTGCGGTGGCCAGAGAGTGTCTTCGAGAAGAAGACCATAGTTTCAGTCCCTGGGTAGAAGGTGTTGGCGAAGGAGCAATGTTTTCTTCACGAAGTGCATCAGCAGCAGCGCTACTGACTCGGCTTGCTCTGGGACGGAATAGCTGTGATAACATTAGCGTGATAGTGGTTGATTTAAAAAGATCAAATCATACTGGTCTATAG
- the LOC104236831 gene encoding probable protein phosphatase 2C 75 isoform X3, whose product MPFNVSRGYTTGMFSDEDSEKCPKHRRRRIRMRRLLQAKLLASGGCSSSKAFGQGKGVRVGVGLVEMESSAAASQTATGAGPMVGAISVSGRQRVMEDAVSIRPNLCSPEINSRRPVDFFAIYDGHGGRHVNHTVASLCSKRMHIILEEELMRVRNNADISGSSNSRGERRRPSEGQRTEEAWKRVLRSCFLRMDEMASCTCPECGSVGYQCGCPPDTLGLTGSTAVVAILTDETIIVANCGDSRAVLSHGGSPIPLSYDHKPDRQEERARIEACGGQVVFTDGARVEGILAISRAIVRGICLMPRAL is encoded by the exons ATGCCATTTAACGTCAGTAGAGGTTACACAACTGGAATGTTCAGCGACGAAGATAGCGAGAAATGCCCCAAGCACCGCCGCCGTAGAATTCGAATGAGAAGGCTTCTGCAGGCGAAACTACTTGCCTCTGGTGGTTGTTCCTCGTCAAAAGCTTTCGGCCAAGGAAAGGGAGTGCGCGTGGGAGTCGGTTTAGTGGAGATGGAGTCTTCGGCCGCCGCAAGTCAGACAGCAACAGGTGCAGGGCCGATGGTTGGTGCAATTTCTGTATCAGGAAGGCAGCGAGTAATGGAAGATGCAGTTTCTATTCGACCAAATCTTTGTTCGCCGGAGATCAATAGCCGCCGACCAGTTGATTTCTTTGCTATTTACGATGGACATGGTGGACGTCATGTAAACCATACG GTAGCTTCACTATGTAGCAAGAGGATGCACATCATACTAGAAGAAGAGCTCATGCGCGTAAGAAACAACGCAGACATTAGTGGTAGCAGCAACTCACGTGGTGAAAGACGACGACCATCAGAAGGGCAGAGGACGGAGGAGGCATGGAAAAGAGTGTTGAGAAGCTGCTTTCTGAGAATGGATGAGATGGCTTCATGCACATGTCCCGAGTGTGGAAGTGTAGGCTACCAATGCGGCTGCCCACCCGACACCTTGGGCCTGACGGGATCCACCGCCGTGGTTGCAATTTTGACAGATGAAACTATCATTGTCGCCAACTGTGGTGACTCACGCGCCGTCCTTAGCCACGGTGGAAGTCCCATCCCTCTTTCTTATGATCATAAG CCAGACAGACAAGAAGAACGTGCCAGAATAGAGGCATGTGGAGGCCAAGTTGTTTTTACAGATGGAGCACGAGTTGAAGGAATTCTCGCCATATCTAGGGCAATAG TTAGAGGAATCTGTTTGATGCCTCGTGCGCTATAG